From one Anguilla rostrata isolate EN2019 chromosome 12, ASM1855537v3, whole genome shotgun sequence genomic stretch:
- the gmfg gene encoding glia maturation factor gamma, translating into MSDSLVVCEVDETLKEKLKRFRFRKETNNAAILMKIDKEKQMVILEEEYDDISLDDLRNELPERQPRFIVYSYKYVHGDGRVSYPLCFIFCSPVGCKPEQQMMYAGSKNRLVQIAELTKVFETRNADDLSEEWLKEKLAFFR; encoded by the exons ATG TCTGACTCACTGGTGGTGTGTGAAGTGGATGAAACTctgaaagagaaactgaaaagaTTCCGTTTTCGCAAAGAGACCAACAATGCAGCCATCCTCA tgaaaattgATAAGGAGAAACAGATGGTGATCCTGGAAGAAGAATATGAC GATATTTCTCTGGATGATCTGAGAAATGAGCTGCCAGAACGACAGCCCAGAT TCATAGTCTACAGCTACAAGTACGTGCATGGGGACGGCAGAGTGTCCTACCCGCTTTGCTTCATTTTCTGCAGTCCTGTGG GCTGCAAGCCGGAGCAGCAGATGATGTACGCAGGCAGCAAGAACCGGCTGGTGCAGATCGCTGAGCTCACCAAG GTGTTTGAGACGCGAAACGCTGACGACCTGTCAGAGGAATGGCTGAAAGAGAAACTGGCTTTCTTCCGCTAA
- the paf1 gene encoding RNA polymerase II-associated factor 1 homolog, with protein sequence MAPTIQTQAQREDGHRSTSHRTVPERSGVVCRVKYCNGLPDIPFDPKFITYPFDQHRFVQYKATSLEKQHKHELLTEPDLGVTIDLINPDTYRIDPNILLDPADEKLLEEDIQAPSSSKRSQQHAKVVPWMRKTEYISTEFNRYGVSNEKVEVKIGVSVKQQFTEEEIYKDRDSQIAAIEKTFEDAQKTVTQHYSKPRVTPVEVLPVFPDFKMWINPCAQVIFDSDPAPKDISGPAGVDMMSQAMIRGMMDEEGNQFVAYFLPNEETMRKRKRDSEEDVDYMPEEVYDYKIAREYNWNVKNKASKGYEENYFFIFRDGDGVYYNELETRVRLSKRRAKAGAQSTTNAVLVCKHRDMNEKELEAQEARKAQLENHEPEDEEEDMDLEKDAQDSGDEKEKGSESENSGSESERDEEEEGSRRGEEEEEEEEDEEGAKQRRRRKGSGSGSESGDDRQTREMRDEEEIFGSDDDSEEEEPKNGNRSSGSEEDEEEEEEEGGGRRSRSSSEHSDAEHHSGSASEQASDSSEASDSE encoded by the exons ATGGCGCCAACTATCCAGACCCAGGCACAAAGAGAGGACGGGCACAG GAGTACTTCACACAGAACTGTTCCGGAAAG GTCTGGTGTTGTCTGCCGTGTGAAATACTGCAATGGTCTCCCGGACATCCCGTTTGACCCGAAGTTCATCACGTACCCATTCGATCAGCACAG GTTTGTGCAGTACAAAGCTACTTCCCTGGAGAAGCAGCACAAACACGAGCTGCTAACTGAACCAGACCTGGGCGTCACCATCGACCTCATCAACCCCGACACTTACCGTATTGATCCAAACA TTCTATTGGACCCAGCTGATGAGAAATTATTGGAAGAGGACATCCAGGCTCCATCTAGCTCCAAGCG ATCCCAGCAACATGCCAAAGTGGTCCCTTGGATGAGAAAGACTGAGTACATCTCAACCGAATTCAACCGATACGGTGTCTCCAATGAGAAAGTGGAGGTCAA GATCGGTGTGTCTGTCAAGCAGCAGTTCACAGAAGAGGAGATCTATAAGGACAGAGACAGCCAGATCGCAGCCATTGAGAAGACATTTGAAGATGCGCAGAAAACA GtcacacagcactacagtaaGCCCAGAGTCACTCCAGTGGAGGTCCTGCCTGTGTTCCCTGACTTTAAG ATGTGGATCAACCCTTGTGCTCAGGTCATCTTCGACTCAGACCCTGCTCCTAAAGACATTTCGGGTCCCGCTGGTGTAGACATGATGTCTCAGGCCATGATCAG GGGAATGATGGATGAGGAGGGCAACCAGTTTGTGGCCTACTTCCTGCCCAACGAGGAAACCATGAGGAAGCGCAAGAGGGACTCGGAGGAGGACGTGGACTACATGCCAGAGGAAGT GTATGATTACAAGATCGCCAGAGAGTACAACTGGAATGTGAAGAACAAAGCCAGCAAAGGCTATGAGGAGAACTACTTCTTCATCTTCAGAGATGGTGATGGCGTTTATTACAATGAGCTGGAGACCAG AGTGCGGCTGAGCAAGAGGAGAGCCAAGGCCGGAGCGCAGTCCACCACCAACGCGGTGCTGGTGTGCAAGCACCGCGACATGAACgagaaggagctggaggcccAG GAAGCTCGTAAAGCTCAGCTGGAGAACCATGAGcctgaggatgaggaagaggataTGGATCTGGAGAAGGATGCACAGGACTCCG gCGATGAGAAGGAGAAAGGCAGCGAGAGTGAGAACTCAGGGAGCGAGTCCGAgagggacgaggaggaggagggcagccggcggggtgaggaggaggaagaggaggaggaggacgaggagggcgccaagcagcggcggcggcgcaagggcagcggcagcggcagtGAGAGTGGCGACGATCGGCAGACCCGCGAGATGCGTGATGAGGAGGAGATCTTCGGCAGCGACGAcgacagcgaggaggaggagcccaaGAATGGCAACCGCAGCAGTGGGAgcgaggaggatgaggaggaagaggaggaggaagggggcgggagGCGGAGCCGCAGCAGCAGCGAGCACTCGGACGCCGAGCACCACAGCGGTAGCGCGAGCGAGCAAGCCTCAGACTCCAGCGAAGCCAGCGACAGCGAGTGA